A single genomic interval of Methyloceanibacter caenitepidi harbors:
- the gatA gene encoding Asp-tRNA(Asn)/Glu-tRNA(Gln) amidotransferase subunit GatA — protein sequence MTDLTDLTIAEARKGLADKSFSAVELTEAHSAAIKSANRALNAYVLETPERALEMAKASDARIAKGEAGALEGIPLGIKDLFCTKDVRTTACSHILDRFTPTYESTVTSNLWDAGAVMLGKLNNDEFAMGSSNETSFYGEVINPWRREGSDAPLVPGGSSGGSSAAVAARLCLGATATDTGGSIRQPAAFTGTVGMKPTYGRCSRWGIVAFASSLDQAGPIARTVRDSAILLGAMAGHDPKDATSADLPVPDFEAAVGQGVKGLTIGIPKEYRVEGMAPEIEALWQQGIAWLTEAGATVKDISLPHTKYALPSYYIVAPAEASSNLARYDGVRYGLREPGTDVISMYENTRESGFGAEVKRRVLIGTYVLSAGYYDAYYLKAQKVRTLIKRDFDQAFEGVDAILTPTTPAPAFAAGEKSGDPLEMYLNDIFTVTVNMAGLPGISVPAGLSSEGTPLGLQVIGRAFDEETLFRVGQVIEDAAGPMAKPQDWWSKS from the coding sequence GTGACGGATCTTACAGACCTGACGATAGCCGAAGCTCGCAAGGGGCTTGCCGACAAGTCTTTTTCGGCCGTGGAGCTGACCGAAGCCCATTCGGCCGCGATCAAGTCGGCCAACCGGGCGCTCAACGCCTATGTGCTCGAGACGCCGGAGCGCGCGCTCGAGATGGCCAAGGCCAGCGACGCGCGGATCGCCAAAGGGGAGGCGGGCGCGCTGGAAGGCATTCCGCTCGGCATCAAGGATCTGTTCTGCACCAAGGACGTCCGAACCACCGCGTGCTCTCACATCCTCGACCGCTTCACGCCGACCTACGAGTCGACAGTCACCAGCAATCTCTGGGACGCGGGCGCCGTCATGCTCGGCAAGCTCAACAACGACGAGTTCGCGATGGGCTCGTCCAACGAGACGAGCTTCTACGGCGAGGTCATCAACCCATGGCGGCGCGAGGGCTCCGATGCCCCGCTCGTGCCTGGCGGTTCTTCGGGCGGCTCGTCCGCCGCCGTGGCGGCGCGTCTTTGCCTTGGGGCGACGGCCACCGATACGGGCGGGTCGATCCGGCAGCCCGCAGCCTTCACGGGGACGGTCGGGATGAAGCCGACCTACGGCCGCTGCTCCCGCTGGGGCATCGTCGCCTTCGCCTCGTCCCTGGACCAGGCCGGCCCGATCGCGCGCACCGTGCGAGATTCCGCCATTCTGCTCGGGGCCATGGCAGGTCACGATCCCAAGGATGCGACCAGCGCTGACCTTCCCGTGCCCGATTTCGAGGCCGCGGTCGGCCAGGGCGTGAAGGGGCTCACCATCGGCATTCCCAAGGAATACCGCGTCGAGGGCATGGCGCCGGAGATCGAGGCGCTGTGGCAGCAGGGCATCGCCTGGCTGACGGAGGCGGGCGCCACGGTCAAGGACATCAGCCTGCCGCATACGAAATACGCGCTGCCATCTTATTACATCGTCGCGCCCGCCGAGGCCTCGTCGAACCTCGCCCGTTATGACGGCGTTCGCTACGGGCTGCGCGAGCCCGGTACCGATGTGATCTCGATGTACGAGAACACGCGCGAATCCGGTTTCGGCGCGGAGGTGAAGCGGCGCGTGCTGATCGGCACCTATGTGCTGTCCGCCGGCTATTACGACGCCTATTACCTCAAGGCGCAGAAGGTCCGCACACTGATCAAACGGGACTTCGATCAGGCTTTCGAAGGGGTCGATGCGATCCTGACGCCGACCACGCCGGCGCCTGCGTTCGCCGCCGGCGAAAAGTCAGGCGATCCGCTGGAGATGTATCTGAACGACATTTTCACGGTGACGGTGAACATGGCGGGTCTACCGGGGATTTCGGTGCCGGCCGGTCTGTCGTCCGAAGGAACGCCGCTTGGCCTTCAAGTCATCGGCCGGGCCTTCGACGAAGAAACGCTGTTCCGCGTGGGACAGGTCATCGAAGACGCGGCGGGACCCATGGCCAAACCGCAGGACTGGTGGAGCAAATCATGA
- a CDS encoding chorismate mutase, which produces MATRAAQNCESMDDVRVEIDRIDEQMVDLICERFAYVDRAWQLKKSPADATVPWRIQQVIDKVRARAQKNNLPPELVEALWRQMIGWFIQYEEENLRKESKE; this is translated from the coding sequence ATGGCCACGCGCGCGGCACAGAATTGCGAGAGCATGGACGACGTCCGGGTCGAGATCGATCGCATCGACGAGCAGATGGTCGATCTGATCTGCGAGCGCTTCGCCTATGTGGACCGGGCCTGGCAGCTGAAGAAGTCACCGGCCGACGCCACGGTGCCGTGGCGCATTCAGCAGGTCATCGACAAGGTGCGCGCACGGGCGCAAAAGAACAATCTGCCGCCCGAACTCGTCGAGGCGCTGTGGCGCCAAATGATCGGCTGGTTCATCCAGTACGAGGAAGAAAATCTCCGCAAGGAATCCAAAGAGTAA
- the gatC gene encoding Asp-tRNA(Asn)/Glu-tRNA(Gln) amidotransferase subunit GatC yields the protein MSVDRATVFRIARLARIAITDEEAGRLESELSGILDWVAQLDELDTANVEPMTRVEAMTMKMREDKVTDGFKADEIVKNAPQEDDHYFVVPKIVE from the coding sequence ATGTCCGTCGACCGCGCCACCGTCTTTCGCATCGCCCGCCTTGCCCGCATCGCCATCACCGACGAGGAGGCTGGGCGTCTGGAATCGGAGCTTTCGGGCATTCTCGACTGGGTGGCGCAGCTGGACGAGCTCGACACGGCCAATGTAGAGCCGATGACCCGGGTCGAGGCCATGACCATGAAGATGCGCGAAGACAAGGTCACAGACGGCTTCAAAGCCGACGAAATCGTCAAGAACGCGCCCCAAGAGGACGACCACTACTTCGTCGTCCCGAAAATCGTTGAGTAG
- a CDS encoding RidA family protein has translation MSRRLISSGSPYEKTVGYSRAVRVGNWISVAGTTAASGGKPVAIGDPEAQTRAIFETIDQALKDAGSSLKDVVRTTVYLVDIADFEAVSKVHGEVFGDIRPANTTLAVTGFVSPDWLVEIAVDAVVPETSA, from the coding sequence ATGAGCCGCCGTCTGATCTCTTCGGGGAGCCCCTACGAGAAGACTGTCGGCTATTCGCGGGCCGTGCGCGTTGGCAACTGGATTTCGGTGGCCGGCACGACCGCGGCGTCGGGCGGCAAGCCCGTCGCCATCGGGGACCCGGAGGCGCAGACACGCGCGATCTTCGAGACCATCGACCAGGCGCTAAAGGACGCGGGTTCCAGCCTCAAGGACGTTGTCCGCACGACGGTCTATCTTGTGGACATCGCCGACTTCGAAGCGGTGAGCAAGGTGCATGGCGAGGTCTTCGGCGACATCCGTCCCGCCAATACCACGCTCGCGGTAACGGGATTCGTGTCTCCGGACTGGCTGGTGGAGATCGCCGTCGATGCGGTCGTCCCCGAGACATCCGCATAA
- the ruvX gene encoding Holliday junction resolvase RuvX, whose translation MAPPFPIEELPSKLQPGARLLGFDVGTKTIGLALSDVTRSIATPYETVRRTKFTTDAKAIAAIAAKEGVGGLVIGLPLNLDGSEGPRAQSTRAFARNLAQHLDLPTAFWDERLSTAAVERHLIEADASRKRRAEVIDRMAAAYILQGALDRMKALG comes from the coding sequence ATGGCTCCGCCCTTTCCTATCGAAGAGTTGCCGTCGAAGCTACAGCCTGGCGCGCGTCTACTTGGCTTCGATGTCGGAACCAAGACCATCGGCCTTGCGCTGTCGGACGTCACCCGGTCCATCGCGACGCCATACGAGACGGTGCGCCGCACGAAATTTACCACCGACGCCAAGGCAATCGCCGCCATCGCGGCCAAGGAGGGCGTGGGCGGGCTCGTGATCGGCCTCCCGCTCAATCTGGACGGTTCCGAGGGACCGCGCGCCCAGTCGACCCGCGCTTTCGCCCGGAACTTGGCGCAGCATCTGGACCTGCCCACGGCCTTTTGGGACGAGCGCCTGTCGACGGCGGCGGTCGAGCGTCATCTGATCGAGGCCGACGCCTCCCGCAAGCGCCGGGCCGAAGTCATCGATAGGATGGCGGCCGCCTACATCCTGCAAGGCGCGCTCGACCGGATGAAGGCGCTTGGCTAG
- a CDS encoding metal-dependent hydrolase produces MKITWFGHSCFRVEFGASRILIDPFLTGNPTFEKAGISEIDVIDGITHVALTHGHEDHVGDTVRICKETGTTLIAVHELATYLAGHGVEKTDPGNTGGTIPHDGFDLTFVQALHSSSNMVDGRPVYLGNPCGIVITAKSGKTLYHMGDTDVFADMALINELYEPQIGIVPIGDRYTMGARTAALACKRYFDFDTVIPCHYGTFPVIDQTPDKFVAAMGDIEVTVPKVGVPFDA; encoded by the coding sequence ATGAAGATAACGTGGTTTGGTCATTCTTGTTTTCGCGTTGAGTTCGGCGCTAGCCGCATCCTGATCGATCCGTTTCTCACCGGCAATCCCACGTTCGAGAAGGCGGGTATCTCCGAAATCGACGTGATCGACGGGATCACCCATGTGGCGCTGACCCATGGCCACGAAGACCACGTCGGCGACACGGTCCGGATCTGCAAGGAGACCGGGACGACGCTGATCGCCGTGCACGAGCTTGCGACTTACCTCGCCGGCCACGGGGTCGAGAAGACCGATCCGGGCAACACGGGCGGCACGATCCCCCATGACGGTTTCGATCTGACCTTCGTGCAGGCGCTCCACTCGTCTTCCAACATGGTCGATGGGCGCCCGGTCTATCTCGGCAATCCCTGTGGGATCGTGATCACCGCAAAAAGCGGCAAGACGCTTTACCACATGGGCGACACAGACGTTTTCGCGGACATGGCCTTGATCAACGAGCTGTACGAGCCCCAGATCGGGATCGTCCCCATTGGCGACCGGTATACAATGGGCGCCAGGACGGCGGCGCTGGCGTGCAAGCGATACTTCGATTTCGACACCGTTATCCCGTGTCACTACGGTACGTTTCCGGTGATCGACCAGACGCCCGACAAGTTCGTGGCGGCCATGGGCGATATCGAGGTCACGGTGCCGAAAGTCGGCGTTCCTTTCGACGCCTAA
- a CDS encoding disulfide bond formation protein B, with protein sequence MSAELSKLLNALGLLAIGTVLTMAFIDQVWFGELPCPLCILQRAGLIAAGCGIALNVVFGPKPSHYGIAIIGGIASAAISMRQILLHIVPGTGFYGPPVWGMHLYTWAFLFAVAIVLGSGIMLLGDRQFSQVQAGSGRLKGLSLIAILLFFVLTVANIFSTVALCGTGLCPDNPENYELFQLND encoded by the coding sequence GTGTCCGCCGAGCTGTCGAAGCTGCTGAATGCGTTGGGGTTGCTCGCCATCGGCACCGTCTTGACGATGGCGTTCATCGATCAGGTTTGGTTCGGCGAGCTTCCGTGCCCCCTCTGCATCTTGCAGCGGGCGGGCCTGATTGCCGCCGGTTGCGGCATCGCGCTCAACGTCGTGTTCGGCCCGAAGCCGAGCCATTACGGGATTGCCATCATCGGCGGGATCGCGAGCGCCGCGATCTCTATGCGGCAGATCCTGCTGCACATCGTTCCGGGAACCGGCTTTTACGGGCCTCCGGTCTGGGGCATGCACCTTTACACCTGGGCTTTCCTCTTCGCCGTCGCCATCGTTCTCGGCAGCGGCATCATGCTGCTCGGTGACCGGCAATTTTCGCAGGTGCAGGCCGGCTCCGGGCGTTTGAAGGGCTTGTCGCTGATTGCGATACTTCTGTTCTTCGTCCTGACCGTCGCCAATATCTTTTCGACGGTCGCCCTCTGCGGCACGGGTCTGTGTCCCGACAACCCCGAAAATTACGAGCTCTTCCAACTCAACGATTAA
- a CDS encoding DUF5993 family protein — translation MMSLPFVLFACAIGAAWLRQRGVSVGFWLIGIATMLILFRVHVGEVLSIQL, via the coding sequence ATGATGAGCTTGCCCTTTGTTCTTTTTGCGTGCGCGATTGGTGCGGCATGGCTGCGTCAGCGCGGTGTGTCCGTGGGCTTCTGGCTCATCGGGATTGCCACAATGCTGATCCTATTCCGCGTTCATGTCGGTGAAGTCTTGAGCATCCAACTCTGA